The following proteins are encoded in a genomic region of Actinomycetota bacterium:
- a CDS encoding pilus assembly PilX N-terminal domain-containing protein codes for MRVRDEERGVAMVTALLVSFVIFILSIAVTTLSLHNSGASAADRKRAQAIASAEAGLDATFSILQGTSTASLPCTGDTRLHGTLATTPASEYTVTMTYYATYPPTGSAMSCPLSFNKRPAGAVLVSKGTAVIAGSAVAVSRTMQTEVRLAPQYGALAQAIFTNNSFQNQNNMTVNGFQGNDADVYVARGIWTCNNGSQLHGSVIVADLTSGQGTASMASSCTVYQDVWANSSATMSNSAVVGHDITSSLSTITMNNNTRVNNSARSGGACTGCSGKVGGSIAPNSMSPSPPQLAFPQVEYDQVAWQSSPFNYQIQTFSDCAAANTAISAGWTSQTVARITPQCALQWTNNTTINVRNNLAIITDGSITTINQANFVADGGPWTLYFIVPWSSATVGGVPSCSGGVHDISFSNKTSFSNLKVFTYSPCAITYSNNDDGLGGQIIGGTVNITNLYTLNYLPFQLATAATVDGYDIDIAYLREIVNQ; via the coding sequence ATGCGAGTGCGCGACGAGGAGCGAGGCGTGGCGATGGTCACCGCCCTGCTGGTGTCGTTCGTCATCTTCATCCTGAGCATCGCCGTGACGACACTCTCGCTGCACAACAGCGGCGCCAGCGCGGCAGACCGCAAGCGGGCCCAGGCCATCGCGTCCGCGGAGGCCGGGCTCGACGCCACGTTCTCCATCCTCCAGGGAACGAGCACCGCGTCGCTACCGTGCACCGGCGATACGCGCCTCCATGGCACGCTCGCCACCACTCCGGCCTCCGAGTACACGGTCACGATGACGTACTACGCGACCTATCCGCCCACCGGGTCGGCCATGTCCTGCCCTCTGTCGTTCAACAAGCGGCCAGCCGGCGCGGTCCTGGTCTCGAAGGGCACGGCCGTGATCGCGGGCTCCGCGGTGGCCGTGTCCCGGACCATGCAGACGGAGGTTCGGCTGGCTCCCCAGTACGGAGCGCTGGCCCAGGCCATCTTCACCAACAACTCGTTCCAGAACCAGAACAACATGACCGTCAACGGCTTCCAGGGCAACGACGCCGACGTCTACGTGGCCCGCGGGATCTGGACGTGCAACAACGGCAGCCAGCTCCACGGCAGCGTGATCGTGGCGGACCTGACCTCCGGACAGGGGACCGCGTCGATGGCCAGCTCGTGCACCGTCTATCAGGACGTGTGGGCGAACTCCTCGGCCACCATGTCGAACTCGGCCGTGGTCGGGCACGACATCACGTCATCACTGTCCACGATCACGATGAACAACAACACGAGGGTGAACAACAGCGCCCGGTCGGGCGGCGCGTGCACGGGGTGCTCGGGGAAGGTGGGGGGCTCCATCGCCCCCAACAGCATGTCCCCCTCACCCCCGCAGCTTGCCTTCCCCCAGGTGGAGTACGACCAGGTGGCATGGCAGTCGTCACCGTTCAACTACCAGATCCAGACGTTCTCGGACTGCGCCGCCGCCAACACCGCGATCAGCGCGGGGTGGACCAGCCAGACGGTGGCCAGGATCACCCCCCAATGCGCCCTCCAGTGGACCAACAACACCACCATCAACGTTCGAAACAACCTGGCCATCATCACGGATGGCTCGATCACCACCATCAACCAGGCGAACTTCGTGGCCGACGGCGGGCCGTGGACCCTGTACTTCATCGTCCCGTGGAGCTCGGCCACCGTGGGTGGCGTCCCGAGCTGCTCCGGGGGCGTCCACGACATCTCCTTCTCCAACAAGACGTCGTTCAGCAACCTCAAGGTGTTCACCTACTCGCCCTGTGCCATCACGTACAGCAACAACGACGACGGCCTGGGCGGGCAGATCATCGGGGGGACCGTGAACATCACGAACCTGTACACGCTGAACTACCTTCCGTTCCAGCTGGCGACGGCCGCCACGGTCGACGGGTACGACATCGACATCGCGTACCTCCGGGAGATCGTCAACCAGTAG
- a CDS encoding type II secretion system GspH family protein: MKLRLHSEEGMTLTELMVAAAVLGVVLAIFFTVLVSMQTAFGRQAARSESVDQARLAAEELDREIRSGNVLYDPAAESDPQDGIYPGMSLRIYTQTNAGSRNPGFRCVQWRVFSDQLQRRDWAVAWRESPETLVGGWRIVADHILNRSVSPQVPAFTLDTSQATFGNRIVKIAIVANVTDSAAQPVEVDESITGRNTEFGYPNSVCADIPPY; encoded by the coding sequence ATGAAGCTCCGGCTGCACTCGGAGGAGGGGATGACGCTCACCGAGCTCATGGTGGCCGCGGCCGTCCTGGGAGTGGTCCTCGCGATCTTCTTCACGGTGCTGGTCTCGATGCAGACCGCGTTCGGACGGCAGGCGGCCCGGAGCGAGAGCGTGGACCAGGCCCGCCTGGCAGCCGAGGAGCTCGATCGTGAGATCCGCTCCGGCAACGTCCTCTACGATCCCGCAGCCGAGAGCGATCCTCAGGACGGGATCTACCCGGGCATGTCGCTGCGCATCTACACGCAGACGAACGCGGGCTCGCGGAACCCGGGCTTCCGGTGCGTGCAGTGGAGAGTCTTCTCGGACCAGCTCCAGCGACGGGACTGGGCCGTGGCCTGGAGAGAGTCCCCGGAGACCCTGGTCGGCGGCTGGAGGATCGTCGCGGATCACATCCTCAATCGCTCCGTCTCCCCGCAGGTCCCGGCGTTCACACTCGACACGTCGCAGGCCACGTTCGGCAACCGGATCGTGAAGATCGCCATCGTGGCGAACGTGACCGACTCGGCGGCCCAACCGGTCGAGGTCGACGAGTCGATCACGGGACGAAACACCGAGTTCGGCTACCCCAACAGCGTATGCGCCGACATCCCCCCGTACTGA